The genomic interval CGCTCGGCCCCGGGAAGTTCGGCGGACGTGACATGGTTCCCTCCGACTATCCGCGCCACCTCCATCGGCATGTGGGAGTAGGTGGCCAGGCCGGTCTGCTCGGGCAGATAGAGGCTGAGCGACAGGTCGGTGCCGGGGGCGACGGGCAGGTCGACCGGGTCACCGACAACCTCCGCACCCGGCGGGATCACGATCTTCTCGGTACCGTCGAAGGTCAGGGCGGCGCGATCGTCTTCGACCGCGACCGTCGCGGCGGCGATGGTCAGCGGGGTGCGGCCGTAACGGTTCGTCAGGCGTACGCGGAGGCGTTCTCCGCCGCCGGCCATGTGCAGCACCTGACGTACCGTCTGGTCGGCGAAGCCGCGCGGTTCGCTGAGCTTGAGCTGCTCGTAGGGACTGATCACGGCGGTACGGAAGCCCGCTGTCCAGATCATGGGCACTCCAGTTCGTTCATGGGTCGGCTGGGCTGCTGCTGTCTTCGACGGCTGTCCTGCACCACGATGGACCGGTTACTCTCCAACGGGAAGTACGCACCTGAAAGTGCGTAGGACACCCGTCGGTATGGATACCGGGAGGGGCGATCGATGGCGACGATGACGGCGACCCAGCGGCGGTCACAGGCCAAGGCGGACTACGACGCTTTCCTGGCGCGCTGCCCCAGCCGCCAACTGCTCGACCGGATCTCCGACAAGTGGGTGGCGCTGGTCCTGGCCGCGCTCGGCAGCGACGGTCCGCACGAGTCCGGATGCGACCGCGTCGGGCAGCCGCGACCGATGCGCTACTCCGAGCTGTCCCGCAGGCTGGCCGGGATCAGCCAGAAGATGCTGACCCAGACGCTGCGTTCCCTGGAGCGCGACGGCCTGCTCACCCGCACCGTGACGGCGACCGTGCCGGTCACCGTCACCTACGAGCTGACCGACCTGGGCCTCTCGCTCCAGCAGGTGATACGCGGCGTCAAGAACTGGGCCGAGACACACATGGACGAGGTGCTCGCCAATCGCGAGCACTACGACGCGCGGGCCAACTGAGCGCCGAGCGGCGGCGCGGCAGGGCGGCCGACCGGCGGGGCGGCGGAGCCGGCGCCACTGCCGAGTCGCCGCGCCGGATAACTTCTTGACCGTTATAGCTTGGTCACCGGTATATAGTCTCCGGCATGAGTACACCCGTCCCGTTGCGGGAACCGACGTTCCTGATCCTCACCGCCCTGGCCCGGGAGCCGATGCACGGCTACGGCATCGTCACCGAGGTCGCCGCGCTCTCCGACGGCCGGCTGTCGCTGCGACCCGGCACCCTCTACGGCGCGCTCGACCGGCTCGCCGACGAGGGCCTGGTCGAGCCGGACCGGGAGGAGATCGTCGGCGGCCGGCTCCGCCGCTACTACCGACTCACCGACAGCGGGACCGCCGCGCTCACCGCCGAGACCGAGCGGCTACGCCGGAACGTCGAGGCCGCGAGCCAACGCCTGCGGGCCCGTGGCGCCCGAGCGTCCGAGGGGTCGGCCACCCGTCCGGCGCCGGCGGTCCACCCCGCCATCCGGCTCGCCGGAGGCCCGGCATGACCGACCAGCCCGACACGACCGGACAGCCCGACGGCACCGGACAGGACCACCCGACCGCCGAGGTGAATCCGCTGGAGCGGCGCTACCGGCGACTGCTGTACGCGTACCCGAATCGCTACCGGTCGAGTCGGGGCGACGAGCTGGTCGGGACGTACCTCGATCTGGTGGATCAGGATCGGCGCTGGCCCTCCCGGCACGACGCCGTCGACGTGCTCCGCGGCGGGCTGCGGCAACGGCTGCGCGAGCAGGGCGCCCTCGGGCTCGCCGCCGCCCTGCCGGTCGCCGCGACGGTCGCGGTGAGCACGCTGGCGGCGCTCGCCGCGTTCCTGCTGATCCAGGTCGAGTTCACGAACCTGCCGGCCGACGTGCTGCCCGCGCAGGTCGGCCCGGCGCAGAGCCTCGGCGTGTTCCTCTGGGTCGGCTGGCTGCTGGCCGCGCTCGCCACGACGGTACTGCCGACGGGCTGGGCACGCCGGGGCGTCGCCGCCGCCATCCTGCTGACGCTGGCCGTGATCCCGGCCGCGCCGCTCTCCGGACTGCCCCGGCCCCCGCTCTACGTGCTCGTCCCGGTGTTGGCGTTCGGCCTGACGGCGCTGGCGTTGCCGGCCCGTCCCGGCTGGGCGGGCCGAGTCCCGCCACTGCTCGGGGCGCTGACCGGTACGGCCGTGGCCGGGCTGTTCGAGGTCGCCGAGGGTGGCGGGAACTGGTTCACCAGTTACCACTCCACGGTCGAGGTGCTGGGAATGGCGAGTGTGGGACTGGTCGGACTGGTTCTGGCCTTCGGTCTCCTTCGGGCGCTCACCGGTGACAGCAGGGCACTCTGGTCGGTCGTACCGCTGGTCACCCCGGCCAGCCTGCTCGGGATCCGGCCGATCGCCGAGTGGTACTGGGGCGGCGCGCTGACCTGGGGCGAACTCGCCGCCACCGCCGTCGTGCTCACGCTGGCCGGCGCGGGCCTGCTGCTGATCGTGGTCGCCTGGCACGGCGCCCGGTACCGGGCGATCCGGGCACGTTCGGTCGGCAACCCGTGCCCGACCTGCGGACACGTCGCCGACGTCGTACGGCGGGCCGACGCCGCGAGCGGTCGGGCCGCGCCCTGATCAACCGGAGCGGGGTGCCGGAGCAAGCTCGGTGAGGAGTTCGCGTACCACCTCGACCAGCAGGTCGATCTCCGTCTCGGTGGTCCGCCAGTTCACGATCGCCGGGCGGAGCGCGACCCGGCCGTCGTAGACGGTGGTGCCGACGAAGACCCGGCCGTCCTCCAGCAGGGCCGCGCCGAGCCGCCGGTTGAGGTCGTCGAGTTCGTCCGCCGGCACGTGCGCCGGGGCGGCCCGGAAGCAGACGATGCAGAGCGGCACCTCGGCCAGCCGTTCCAGGTCGGGCGCCTCGTCCACTCCCCGGGCGAGGCGCTGGGTCAGGTCGAGCTGCCGCTCCACCATCGCCCGGTGCCC from Plantactinospora sp. BC1 carries:
- a CDS encoding helix-turn-helix domain-containing protein, with the protein product MATMTATQRRSQAKADYDAFLARCPSRQLLDRISDKWVALVLAALGSDGPHESGCDRVGQPRPMRYSELSRRLAGISQKMLTQTLRSLERDGLLTRTVTATVPVTVTYELTDLGLSLQQVIRGVKNWAETHMDEVLANREHYDARAN
- a CDS encoding PadR family transcriptional regulator, coding for MSTPVPLREPTFLILTALAREPMHGYGIVTEVAALSDGRLSLRPGTLYGALDRLADEGLVEPDREEIVGGRLRRYYRLTDSGTAALTAETERLRRNVEAASQRLRARGARASEGSATRPAPAVHPAIRLAGGPA
- a CDS encoding GlsB/YeaQ/YmgE family stress response membrane protein is translated as MTDQPDTTGQPDGTGQDHPTAEVNPLERRYRRLLYAYPNRYRSSRGDELVGTYLDLVDQDRRWPSRHDAVDVLRGGLRQRLREQGALGLAAALPVAATVAVSTLAALAAFLLIQVEFTNLPADVLPAQVGPAQSLGVFLWVGWLLAALATTVLPTGWARRGVAAAILLTLAVIPAAPLSGLPRPPLYVLVPVLAFGLTALALPARPGWAGRVPPLLGALTGTAVAGLFEVAEGGGNWFTSYHSTVEVLGMASVGLVGLVLAFGLLRALTGDSRALWSVVPLVTPASLLGIRPIAEWYWGGALTWGELAATAVVLTLAGAGLLLIVVAWHGARYRAIRARSVGNPCPTCGHVADVVRRADAASGRAAP